Proteins from a genomic interval of Sugiyamaella lignohabitans strain CBS 10342 chromosome C, complete sequence:
- the ASC1 gene encoding guanine nucleotide-binding protein subunit beta (G-protein beta subunit and guanine dissociation inhibitor for Gpa2p; ortholog of RACK1 that inhibits translation; core component of the small (40S) ribosomal subunit; regulates P-body formation induced by replication stress; represses Gcn4p in the absence of amino acid starvation; GO_component: GO:0005737 - cytoplasm [Evidence IEA,IEA]; GO_component: GO:0005737 - cytoplasm [Evidence IDA] [PMID 11914276]; GO_component: GO:0022627 - cytosolic small ribosomal subunit [Evidence IDA] [PMID 15340087]; GO_function: GO:0001965 - G-protein alpha-subunit binding [Evidence IPI] [PMID 17591772]; GO_function: GO:0005092 - GDP-dissociation inhibitor activity [Evidence IDA] [PMID 17591772]; GO_function: GO:0004871 - signal transducer activity [Evidence IMP,IPI] [PMID 17591772]; GO_process: GO:0007186 - G-protein coupled receptor signaling pathway [Evidence IMP,IPI] [PMID 17591772]; GO_process: GO:0010255 - glucose mediated signaling pathway [Evidence IMP,IPI] [PMID 17591772]; GO_process: GO:0001403 - invasive growth in response to glucose limitation [Evidence IMP] [PMID 17591772]; GO_process: GO:0017148 - negative regulation of translation [Evidence IMP] [PMID 15340087]): MSVVKRPRVESAGSGSLIAGGGVDGRTEQITSSLSSPNVQLSGHEAEVLAVQFDATGSFIASGSADKSILLWNSAGENENYGVINGHKGAVLDIRWSRDSSQLFSCSTDLSLGVWDVESGSRLLKQVGHDDIINSIDIIKRGTELVISGSDDGTIGIWDPRQKESVSYIQTEFPILAVAATSVGDQVFSAGVEGTIHSWDYRYPSAPVYTLPGHGETNITGLAVSPDDQQLVSNGMDNTVRTWNVRSFTSDNRTLQVYDGAPHGIEQNLLRARWSPDGSRIAAGSADRTVVIWDVPSRRILYKLPGHIGSVNDVCFSPTEPVIASASSDRSVILGEVN; this comes from the coding sequence ATGTCGGTTGTTAAAAGACCGAGGGTTGAAAgtgctggatctggttcCTTGATAGCGGGGGGAGGAGTGGATGGTAGAACGGAGCAGATAACGAGTTCGTTGAGCTCGCCAAATGTGCAATTGTCGGGGCACGAGGCAGAGGTGCTAGCGGTGCAGTTCGATGCGACGGGGTCGTTTATTGCGTCGGGTTCGGCAGATAAATCGATTTTGTTGTGGAATTCGGCAGGTGAAAACGAGAATTATGGTGTTATTAATGGCCATAAAGGAGCTGTATTGGATATTAGATGGTCTAGAGACAGTTCGCAGCTATTTTCATGCTCTACAGATCTGTCGTTAGGTGTATGGGACGTCGAGTCTGGTTCACGATTATTGAAACAAGTTGGTCACgatgatattattaattcTATTGACATTATAAAACGAGGAACTGAACTGGTTATATCAGGAAGCGACGATGGAACAATTGGAATTTGGGATCCTAGACAGAAGGAGTCGGTCAGTTATATCCAGACCGAGTTCCCAATactggcagtagcagctaCTTCAGTTGGAGATCAGGTTTTTTCTGCCGGAGTTGAAGGCACTATTCACTCGTGGGATTACAGATACCCGTCGGCTCCTGTTTATACTCTTCCTGGCCACGGAGAGACCAATATCACCGGACTGGCGGTGTCACCAGatgaccagcagctggtatCAAATGGCATGGACAACACTGTCCGAACATGGAACGTTCGTTCGTTCACTTCAGACAATCGAACACTTCAAGTGTACGACGGAGCACCTCACGGAATCGAACAGAACCTGCTCCGAGCCCGCTGGTCACCCGACGGATCCCGCATCGCTGCCGGCTCCGCAGACCGCACCGTCGTCATCTGGGACGTCCCGTCCCGACGAATCCTCTACAAACTCCCTGGCCACATCGGCTCTGTCAACGACGTGTGCTTCTCGCCCACCGAACCGGTCATTGCATCTGCCTCGTCCGACCGGTCGGTCATTCTCGGCGAAGTCAACTGA
- the tam14 gene encoding uncharacterized protein (top hit is XP_002839470.1 originated in Tuber melanosporum Mel28; conserved fungal protein) encodes MAPDTETGSEKDRFDDAGDLGTVQDDSDSTDPGSIHESASPDGHESQLESLETGLDEDVGQLGTASGGWGSAPDPVAPASQEFAGTVDENDKLDQPPATEELQYELRSNSENEHELNENEALEDENDNHKTTEDPADDQSSAIPETLDVPVEDSEPQEEPQEDNDNIAEDDDFGEFDDFDEFDEFEEAQPAESDELDLADDGFDPPPASTESPLPAPSTSETTPAGTINHIPCLSETDFSNSAQLQASVLSTLKAMWKSSEEQSQTNASISHLQRSITIERTPTPSSERSYQYHVTEPGSYFSERSASLWQQLVVDGPHMHPTDWKKSSIRRLLLVSLGIPLDLDEILPNKNTKRLVLPNTPRKSNHTDSKKSPAKAGSGPGPTNTTTSTTPEGKSNDVSSRDKKSDDEKEALRQDTQIKLAAWHQLSTVTSEALDGMNEPELQTHVSTLQKALIEAQAMSTQWQQLLQAASQDKETFEGVIESLLEYAQRLRTRSK; translated from the coding sequence atgGCTCCTGACACAGAAACAGGATCTGAAAAAGACCGTTTCGACGACGCCGGAGACCTGGGTACTGTCCAAGACGACTCGGATTCCACAGACCCGGGATCAATTCACGAATCTGCCAGCCCCGACGGGCATGAATCACAGCTTGAGTCGCTGGAAACCGGGCTGGACGAGGACGTGGGGCAATTgggcactgcctccggcggctggggctccgccccagaccccgtggctcctgcttcgcaggagtttgctgggaccgtcgacgaaaatGACAAGCTGGATCAACCGCCGGCGACGGAAGAATTGCAATATGAACTTCGTAGCAATTCAGAAAACGAACATGAACtgaatgagaatgaagctttagaagatgaaaatgacaaTCACAAAACTACAGAAGATCCAGCTGACGACCAAAGTTCGGCAATTCCAGAGACGCTGGACGTGCCTGTTGAAGATTCAGAACCCCAAGAGGAACCCCAAGAGGACAATGACAACATcgctgaagatgacgatttTGGCGAATTCGATGATTTTGACGAGTTCGACGAGTTCGAAGAAGCACAGCCAGCTGAATCTGACGAACTGGATCTGGCTGACGACGGCTTTGATCCACCACCAGCCTCCACTGAGTCCCCATTACCAGCACCTTCAACATCAGAAACCACACCTGCTGGCACTATTAATCATATCCCATGCCTGTCAGAAACAGACTTTTCCAATTCTGCTCAATTACAGGCGTCGGTGCTGTCGACACTCAAGGCCATGTGGAAGTCGTCCGAAGAACAATCCCAAACAAACGCATCCATTTCACATCTTCAAAGGTCAATTACTATAGAAAGAACACCGACCCCGTCGTCGGAACGAAGCTATCAATATCACGTAACCGAACCAGGGTCATACTTCTCAGAAAGAAGTGCCTCGCtgtggcagcagctggtagTCGACGGACCCCATATGCATCCTACCGACTGGAAAAAGTCGTCCATTCGCCGGCTATTGCTAGTGTCACTTGGAATTCCACTGGATCTCGACGAGATCCTGCCTAATAAAAACACCAAAcgactggtgctgccaaaTACACCCCGCAAGAGCAACCATACAGACAGTAAAAAGAGCCCTGCGAAAGCTGGATCTGGACCAGGACctaccaacaccaccaccagcaccactcCAGAAGGCAAATCTAACGACGTCAGTTCACGAGACAAGAAATCGGACGACGAAAAAGAGGCGCTACGACAAGACACGCAAATCAAGCTGGCCGCATGGCACCAGCTGTCCACGGTGACGAGCGAAGCATTAGACGGCATGAACGAGCCCGAGCTTCAGACCCATGTGTCCACCCTACAAAAAGCATTAATAGAAGCACAAGCCATGTCGACCCAATGGCAGCAACTGCTGCAAGCAGCTTCCCAAGACAAAGAGACCTTCGAAGGAGTCATAGAAAGTTTATTAGAGTATGCTCAAAGACTACGGACCCGGTCCAAATAA
- the BMH2 gene encoding 14-3-3 family protein BMH2 (14-3-3 protein, minor isoform; controls proteome at post-transcriptional level, binds proteins and DNA, involved in regulation of many processes including exocytosis, vesicle transport, Ras/MAPK signaling, and rapamycin-sensitive signaling; protein increases in abundance and relative distribution to the nucleus increases upon DNA replication stress; BMH2 has a paralog, BMH1, that arose from the whole genome duplication; GO_component: GO:0005737 - cytoplasm [Evidence IEA,IEA]; GO_component: GO:0005737 - cytoplasm [Evidence IDA] [PMID 22842922]; GO_component: GO:0005634 - nucleus [Evidence IEA,IEA]; GO_component: GO:0005634 - nucleus [Evidence IDA] [PMID 12167636]; GO_component: GO:0005634 - nucleus [Evidence IDA] [PMID 22842922]; GO_component: GO:0005886 - plasma membrane [Evidence IDA] [PMID 16622836]; GO_function: GO:0003688 - DNA replication origin binding [Evidence IDA] [PMID 12167636]; GO_function: GO:0050815 - phosphoserine binding [Evidence IMP] [PMID 9822578]; GO_function: GO:0019904 - protein domain specific binding [Evidence IEA]; GO_process: GO:0000077 - DNA damage checkpoint [Evidence IMP] [PMID 14704161]; GO_process: GO:0006270 - DNA replication initiation [Evidence IGI] [PMID 19934224]; GO_process: GO:0007265 - Ras protein signal transduction [Evidence IGI] [PMID 9215628]; GO_process: GO:0030437 - ascospore formation [Evidence IGI] [PMID 9215628]; GO_process: GO:0034221 - fungal-type cell wall chitin biosynthetic process [Evidence IGI] [PMID 17559233]; GO_process: GO:0005977 - glycogen metabolic process [Evidence IGI] [PMID 9215628]; GO_process: GO:0043066 - negative regulation of apoptotic process [Evidence IMP] [PMID 22785534]; GO_process: GO:0051436 - negative regulation of ubiquitin-protein ligase activity involved in mitotic cell cycle [Evidence IPI] [PMID 17030612]; GO_process: GO:0006267 - pre-replicative complex assembly involved in nuclear cell cycle DNA replication [Evidence IGI] [PMID 19934224]; GO_process: GO:0007124 - pseudohyphal growth [Evidence IGI] [PMID 9215628]; GO_process: GO:0001402 - signal transduction involved in filamentous growth [Evidence IGI] [PMID 9215628]) produces MSSTTREDSVYLAKLAEQAERYEEMVENMKAVTSLGEELSVEERNLLSVAYKNVIGARRASWRIVSSIEQKEESKGNEVQVALIKEYRQKVEAELAKICEDILEVLSKYLIPSAQTGESKVFYYKMQGDYHRYLAEFAVGDKRKEAADKSLESYQSASEIAGVELPPTHPIRLGLALNFSVFYYEILNSPDRACHLAKLAFDDAIAELDTLSEESYKDSTLIMQLLKDNLTLWTGDMSEVAPEAPEEPVAPAAAAASGVKDESEPKDAAVAE; encoded by the coding sequence ATGTCAAGCACTACCCGTGAAGATTCTGTCTACCTCGCCAAGCTCGCAGAGCAGGCTGAGCGTTATGAAGAGATGGTCGAGAATATGAAAGCTGTCACATCACTTGGCGAGGAGTTGAGTGTTGAAGAGAGAAACCTTTTATCGGTGGCTTATAAGAATGTGATTGGAGCCCGTCGTGCTTCGTGGAGAATCGTGTCGTCCATTGAACAGAAGGAGGAGAGTAAGGGTAACGAGGTACAAGTGGCTCTTATTAAGGAATACAGACAAAAGGTTGAGGCCGAGCTTGCCAAGATCTGTGAAGATATCCTCGAGGTTCTTTCGAAATACTTGATTCCATCTGCTCAAACTGGTGAGTCCAAGGTGTTTTACTACAAAATGCAGGGCGATTATCACCGTTATTTGGCCGagtttgctgttggtgataAGCGtaaagaagctgctgataagtcgctcgagtcgtatCAATCCGCTTCGGAAATCGCCGGTGTCGAGTTACCTCCTACTCATCCTATTCGTCTTGGTTTGGCTCTTAATTTCTCGGTGTTCTACTATGAAATCCTTAACTCGCCCGATCGTGCTTGTCATTTGGCCAAATTGGCTTTTGACGACGCCATTGCCGAGCTCGACACTTTGTCCGAGGAGAGTTACAAGGACTCCACTTTGATCATGCAATTGCTCAAAGATAACCTTACTTTATGGACCGGTGATATGTCTGAAGTTGCTCCTGAGGCCCCTGAAGAGcctgttgctcctgctgctgctgctgcttctggtgttAAGGACGAGTCCGAGCCtaaagatgctgctgttgccgAATAG
- the SGF73 gene encoding Sgf73p (SAGA complex subunit; has a role in anchoring the deubiquitination module into SAGA and SLIK complexes; involved in preinitiation complex assembly at promoters; relocalizes to the cytosol in response to hypoxia; human ortholog ataxin-7 is associated with spinocerebellar ataxia diseases; mutant displays reduced transcription elongation in the G-less-based run-on (GLRO) assay; GO_component: GO:0071819 - DUBm complex [Evidence IDA] [PMID 20395473]; GO_component: GO:0000124 - SAGA complex [Evidence IDA] [PMID 12052880]; GO_component: GO:0000124 - SAGA complex [Evidence IPI] [PMID 15932941]; GO_component: GO:0000124 - SAGA complex [Evidence IDA] [PMID 17090597]; GO_component: GO:0046695 - SLIK (SAGA-like) complex [Evidence IPI] [PMID 15932941]; GO_component: GO:0005829 - cytosol [Evidence IDA] [PMID 22932476]; GO_component: GO:0005634 - nucleus [Evidence IEA,IEA]; GO_component: GO:0005634 - nucleus [Evidence IDA] [PMID 22932476]; GO_function: GO:0008047 - enzyme activator activity [Evidence IDA] [PMID 18488019]; GO_function: GO:0008047 - enzyme activator activity [Evidence IMP] [PMID 20434206]; GO_function: GO:0004402 - histone acetyltransferase activity [Evidence IMP] [PMID 15932941]; GO_function: GO:0005198 - structural molecule activity [Evidence IGI,IMP] [PMID 15932941]; GO_process: GO:0016568 - chromatin modification [Evidence IMP] [PMID 15932941]; GO_process: GO:0016568 - chromatin modification [Evidence IMP] [PMID 17090597]; GO_process: GO:0016573 - histone acetylation [Evidence IPI] [PMID 12052880]; GO_process: GO:0016573 - histone acetylation [Evidence IMP] [PMID 15932941]; GO_process: GO:0016578 - histone deubiquitination [Evidence IMP] [PMID 19226466]; GO_process: GO:0006406 - mRNA export from nucleus [Evidence IMP] [PMID 18488019]; GO_process: GO:0045899 - positive regulation of RNA polymerase II transcriptional preinitiation complex assembly [Evidence IMP] [PMID 17090597]; GO_process: GO:0006461 - protein complex assembly [Evidence IMP] [PMID 19226466]; GO_process: GO:0006355 - regulation of transcription, DNA-templated [Evidence IEA]; GO_process: GO:0006351 - transcription, DNA-templated [Evidence IEA]): MATPSATPLKEGKTPSKYMTKKYGKQVAREKLAAAAAAAAAAAAAGNSPKTKKSTKVKIPRIPKDKSKVMSVSADGNNAEGSSSGPLPTIKITKKGRPTKRKLQEAAEMNELSGASGTSASPKPEKIKRPRKLKGKSVAKNPDSDSVDESNVTSSPDGGKRKAKKTRPTASKLPKEIKVDVEKQCGVPLPNGSLCARSLTCKTHSMGAKRAVQGRSQPYDLLLAAYQKRNQVKLASLSTQQQLELDNEALMDDTPLNDEEEFEQVMAGVVRAYPVPLERKVIMPTRLRSGFFRLRETLIASITTVPPLPTIPISSAATATGSASAASGSPTSVSSTNTPGLGDAQSSVTAVMASTGAVLGRTIVFDTVSKAQYARPPRVYINPNIYLAQQQQLQQQQQQQQQQQLQQQQQEQQQNQQNQQQQQQQQQQQQQQQQQQLQQKQALYVRQRQLAALQQQQQTNVNTANLGSGAPAPITMKTLANSINQPAANPNQSTLLMQQAMLRQQAQARQQPQPTTSHGGVS; the protein is encoded by the coding sequence ATGGCTACTCCTTCGGCTACCCCTTTAAAAGAGGGTAAAACGCCGTCAAAATATATGACCAAGAAATATGGCAAACAGGTTGCTCGTGAAAAGTTGGCGGCCGCAGCggctgccgctgctgccgctgctgctgctggaaatagCCCGAAAACCAAGAAATCGACCAAGGTCAAAATCCCAAGGATACCAAAGGATAAGAGTAAAGTAATGTCTGTATCGGCAGACGGAAATAATGCCGAAGGTTCTTCGTCAGGTCCCTTGCCAACCATCAAAATCACTAAAAAGGGTCGTCCTACTAAACGGAAACTgcaagaagcagcagaaatgAACGAGTTATCGggtgcttctggtactAGTGCCAGTCCCAAACCGGAGAAAATAAAACGTCCCAGGAAATTAAAGGGTAAATCTGTAGCCAAGAACCCTGATTCTGACTCGGTAGACGAGTCGAATGTCACTTCTTCTCCGGATGGTGGGAAACGAAAAGCAAAGAAAACTCGACCTACTGCATCCAAACTGCCgaaagaaatcaaagtaGATGTCGAAAAACAGTGTGGAGTTCCCCTGCCAAATGGAAGTTTGTGTGCCAGATCTCTGACCTGTAAAACCCACTCTATGGGTGCTAAAAGAGCTGTTCAGGGCCGGTCCCAGCCATATGATCTATTATTAGCAGCGTATCAGAAACGAAATCAGGTCAAACTGGCGTCTTTATCTacacaacagcagctcgaACTAGATAATGAGGCTCTTATGGACGACACTCCACttaatgatgaagaggagttTGAACAGGTCATGGCGGGTGTGGTACGAGCGTATCCTGTTCCTCTGGAGAGAAAAGTCATTATGCCTACTAGACTACGATCTGGGTTTTTCAGGCTACGAGAGACTTTGATTGCATCCATCACAACTGTACCTCCACTACCCACGATACCTATTTCGTCGGCTGCTACAGCTACTGGGTCGGCTTCGGCAGCGAGTGGATCCCCAACATCCGTCTCTTCTACTAATACACCCGGTCTTGGAGACGCTCAAAGCAGCGTGACTGCTGTAATGGCATCGACAGGTGCTGTTCTTGGACGAACCATTGTCTTTGACACCGTTTCTAAAGCACAGTATGCTAGACCTCCGCGTGTGTATATCAACCCGAATATCTATCTCGcccagcaacagcagttgcaacagcagcaacagcagcagcagcaacaacaattacaacagcagcaacaggagcaacaacaaaatcaacaaaatcaacagcaacagcagcagcaacagcagcaacaacagcaacaacagcaacagcagttgcaacaaaaacaagccCTCTATGTTCGTCAACGCCAACTAGCTGctctgcagcagcagcaacaaacCAATGTCAACACTGCAAACTTAGGGTCTGGAGCACCTGCCCCCATAACAATGAAAACTCTCgccaacagcatcaaccaGCCAGCGGCGAATCCCAACCAATCCACGCTCCTGATGCAACAAGCCATGCTGCGACAGCAGGCCCAAGCTCGACAACAACCCCAGCCGACCACGTCCCACGGGGGGGTCTCTTAA
- the SCJ1 gene encoding Scj1p (One of several homologs of bacterial chaperone DnaJ; located in the ER lumen where it cooperates with Kar2p to mediate maturation of proteins; GO_component: GO:0005783 - endoplasmic reticulum [Evidence IEA]; GO_component: GO:0005788 - endoplasmic reticulum lumen [Evidence IEA]; GO_component: GO:0005788 - endoplasmic reticulum lumen [Evidence IDA] [PMID 7744969]; GO_function: GO:0051087 - chaperone binding [Evidence IMP,ISS] [PMID 9817751]; GO_function: GO:0031072 - heat shock protein binding [Evidence IEA]; GO_function: GO:0046872 - metal ion binding [Evidence IEA]; GO_function: GO:0051082 - unfolded protein binding [Evidence IEA]; GO_process: GO:0030433 - ER-associated ubiquitin-dependent protein catabolic process [Evidence IMP] [PMID 11381090]; GO_process: GO:0006457 - protein folding [Evidence IEA]; GO_process: GO:0034975 - protein folding in endoplasmic reticulum [Evidence IMP] [PMID 9817751]; GO_process: GO:0015031 - protein transport [Evidence IEA]; GO_process: GO:0006986 - response to unfolded protein [Evidence IMP] [PMID 9817751]; GO_process: GO:0006810 - transport [Evidence IEA]), whose product MTSSKGTLSVIGWFFIPDVVTSLVQNIYYKVTGKPVLRGHAQFQQHRRVIYIGVIAIYLIYSVVDAYWSVVYEGNALDGAYRGLYTVLGVDHRASSQQIKSAYRRLSVRFHPDKVTAATSHDTWLAIKSSYEVLSDPVLRFGYDRLGYNVLAWKLAALKNSQSFSSIPLDEVFTMTDIVRRGLKESLYGYYLVTFVSILFLNLIGYARHARYWRYYILLAAFMAEVTIITRSTPIDLFPGLDLIPFQAIALMRRLLVSVFIGLNQIAPQLQPPELNETIVHSLLDQIINLSTHLKQERANSLVFEYAPFPDERDAIKKRIVEQLLEHELRCDPEVADAMAQAAAKVRK is encoded by the coding sequence ATGACATCGTCTAAAGGAACACTGAGCGTGATTGGATGGTTCTTCATTCCAGACGTGGTCACGTCGTTGGTGcagaatatttattataaagTCACGGGCAAACCCGTGTTGAGGGGCCATGCCCAGTTCCAACAGCACCGCCGAGTCATCTACATCGGAGTCATCGCCATCTACCTGATATATTCGGTGGTGGATGCTTACTGGTCGGTGGTGTATGAAGGAAATGCTCTTGATGGAGCTTATAGAGGATTATACACGGTTCTGGGAGTCGACCATAGAGCCAGTTCCCAGCAGATCAAATCCGCCTATCGTCGACTCAGTGTGCGATTCCATCCTGATAAAGTGACCGCTGCTACGAGTCACGATACCTGGCTGGCTATTAAATCCAGTTACGAGGTTCTGTCTGATCCAGTTTTACGGTTCGGATATGATCGTTTGGGATATAATGTTCTAGCATGGAAACTGGCTGCGCTCAAGAACAGCCAGTCGTTTAGTTCAATCCCTCTTGACGAGGTGTTTACCATGACTGATATTGTGCGACGAGGGTTGAAAGAGTCGTTATATGGATACTATCTAGTGACTTTTGTGAGCATTCTGTTTCTGAATTTAATAGGATATGCTCGCCATGCCAGATACTGGAGATACTATATTCTATTGGCAGCATTCATGGCCGAGGTCACAATCATTACCAGGTCTACTCCTATTGATCTGTTCCCGGGCCTGGATCTCATTCCTTTCCAAGCCATTGCACTAATGAGACGACTCCTGGTGAGCGTATTCATTGGTCTCAACCAAATCGCTCCACAACTACAACCGCCCGAACTCAACGAGACTATCGTGCACAGTCTCCTGGACCAGATCATTAATCTCAGCACCCATCTCAAACAAGAACGTGCTAATTCCCTTGTTTTCGAATACGCTCCGTTCCCTGACGAGCGCGATGCCATCAAAAAACGGATCGTCGAACAGCTTCTCGAGCACGAACTGCGCTGTGACCCCGAGGTCGCGGATGCCATGGCCCAGGCCGCTGCTAAAGTCcgtaaataa